Part of the Scyliorhinus canicula chromosome 8, sScyCan1.1, whole genome shotgun sequence genome is shown below.
GCTCTTACTTtctatttttcctctctctctcccctcaagaTATATTTATTTGATTTAATCAGCAACAATCCACTGGATCAATGAACTGATTTATTTTTCTCCTTACACCTGCAGCTGCAGACATGACTGAAAATTCTGTCCAggtaaattaaaaacatttcccCTTTCGATTTCAGCAATGCTTTGGTATGTATAATTCTGGAGTTACGAACCTCTGCAAGTCATTCTCTTCTTTGTTCTAGCCGCTCTGCGGGAGGACCCAGACAAATCTGAAATGCCCCAGCAAATATGAACCAGTATGTGGAACTGATGGGGTGACATATCACAATGAATGCTCCCTCTGCCTCAAAATCAGGTACAAATGGGCCTGGATTTGTCAGTGTAATCTGGCTGGACAAAGTATAGATTGGGACAGGAATGCTTCACACGATATGAATCCTGGCAGCTCATTGAACCCATCAAAAATTCAGCCAGGGTCTTGGAGACTGCATTATGATGGCAGACTATTTTGCTAAACAAACATCTAAAACAGATCATTTGACCCTTTATTTCATTCCTGTTTGTGAGACATTGCTGTGCAAAAATTAGCCGCCATTGTTCCCTACGTTATAATAATGGCTACAGGTTAGAAGTTCCCCATTAGCTGCAAAGTACTTTGGGCCCCCTGAAGTTTATATCACTGTCAAGGGACATCTTCTCATTGTGAGCACAGAGCACAGTGTAATACTATCTATGAAGTCTTGGAGCCCTCTCATGTATTTGCCAGTAAACTGGAACGAGCCCAAAGCGTCGCAGCAGGACCAGGCACATTCTTGTGAAACAGTGCTGGGCTTCCCCACCCATCTCACCCGGCAGCCCGGTAGcacgagtggatagcactgtggcttcacagcgccagggccccaggttcgattccctgctgggtcactgtctgtgcggaatctgtatgttctcatagatttcatagaatttacagtgcagaaggaggccattcggcccatcaagtctgcaccgcttcttggaaagagcaccctacccaagcccacacttccaccctatccccataacccagtaaccccacccaacactaagggaaattttggacactaagggaaatttagcatggccaatccacctaacctgcacatctttggactgtgggaggaaaccggagcacccggaggaacccaggcacacacggggagaaggtgcagactccacacagacagtgacccaagccgggaatcgaacctgggaccctggagctgtgaagcaattgtgctaaccactattctccctgtatgtgcgtgggtttcttctgggtgctccagtttcctcccacagtccaaagacgtgcaagttaggtggattggccatgataaattgcccttagtgaccaagaaaggttaggaggggttattgggttacgggggtggggatgaagtgagggcttaatgtgggtcggtgcagactcgatgggccaaatggcctccttctgcactgtatgttctatgttctatgttccctactGGCTACAAAAAGGTATGTAACTCTGCATTAGAGTATTTCAAAGAAAATCATTCTTGGGATATGGACGTTGCTGttaaggccaatatttattcgcTAAgcccagttgcccttgagaaggtggtagtgagccttCTTCTTCagctgctgtagtccatgtgctGAAGGTGCTTCTGTGATGCTGTGATGTGTAGTGTCCCAGTATCCTGGGTTGGAGGTTGGTGGTGTATTAACTTCCTTATGGAAGTGACACACCTAAGACTGAAATCAAAGTGGAATTGAACTTCTGCTCACAGTCTGTCTCCCCTGACTTGTACCAGTTAACCCCCAAAGGCCCAGCACACTTTTATTCCTTCCTCGCCAGACTTGATTAGCTCGATATGAGAATGTCACACAATGTGTTAATATCCAATTTAAGTAGAAGCTGTGCTGGAGTGATAGAGTTAGAGAGGAAATAGCACATTGTGGGTACATAAGGACACTCCATTTGGATACCACATTGGGTCAGGAACACAGCAAGGTGGCCCGCTTTCTCTGCAACCCCACCTGGTAATGCTTCAAAGCACAACATCCTTGTTGATATAATTTCGTCCTTGTAAATGACACAAGGAAACTCACGTCTTCCTAGCCTTTCAGGTAGTGGATGATTAACTTGATCAGACCGTAGTCTGTACAAATGCTAAGTGTCTGCGCTGGGAGTGCTGTTTTGACTGAGTGAGAGTACATTTTGGAGTTAGGTGGAACTGGGAGAAGGTGAAACTGGCAGCTGAGACTACTTGGGAGAGAAGTGATTGGTAAGTCTgcagggagcagagtcggagagaGGAGTTCCAGACATTGCAGCGGAGAGGGGAACAGCTGACCGGTAATTAAACAGATTGCAACTCGGGAAGGTAAGgaggtgctctctctctctctctctcactcgcactctcactctcactgaaACTGACAGAGTTTCAACTGCGGAAAAAAAGAAAGGATGGCCCAGGAAGGCAGTGATATGATTGGCTAATAGGGAAAGTGTATCAAATTTGAAAAAccccccgggcagcacggtggcctagtggttagcacagctgcctcacggcgctgaggtcccaggttcgatcccggctctgggtcactgtccgtgtggagtttgcacattctccccgtgtttgcgtgggtttcgcccccacaacccaaaaatgtgcagagtaggtggattggctgcactaaattgccccttaattggaaaaaattattgggtactctaaaatttaaaaaaaaaataaaaaaatttgaaAACCCACTTTATTACAGTTTATAAATCACTTTGACACAGAGGTAATAGG
Proteins encoded:
- the LOC119969983 gene encoding trypsin inhibitor ClTI-1-like gives rise to the protein MKPLSTLTLLSLFLLCIMAADMTENSVQPLCGRTQTNLKCPSKYEPVCGTDGVTYHNECSLCLKIRTTNSMINIQKFEKC